The DNA window TCACACACAGGGTGAAGGTGGAGGggaaacaaaacttttttgcacTTAGTTTTCTTCTTAATCAATGCTGATATTTTTTAGGAACAAAGAAAAGGTAAGTGAGGACACAAACAtagacacagatacacagacacaaatacacacacacacacacacagacacacacactcactcactccgaTAACTCTGAAAGTTTAATGAGCACATCCATCATTATGACTCACTGCTGCATCATCGCTTAACCCTCTGTGTGCACCTGCTGGAGAAACTCACCACAGCACACTGAGAAACAAACCCTGGGTCTCAAAACTAAGAACCGACTAAAACTACGCCTGCTCTCAGGTACACTGCACACCAGCTCTACTGATGAGTTACtaacacacatgcacagacacatgcatgcagacacacacacatgtacgtagacacacacgcacatacacacagacacatacacgcacacacatgcacgcagacacacacgcacacgagATTACACGCATGTCAGTTGTGGTGGTTGTGCAAAATTGTGGGTTACAGGTTAATCGGAAGAGATTTTGCCCATAAGCAAATGCACCGAGGAGCTTTGTATAATACACTGGAATGTCCCACAGCTTTAGCCCCTGGTATAGCCAGGATTTTCTTAATACGGCGGAGCAGGAGGGAGTAAATGAGAAGTAGGTAAACTGactcactcacacaaacacacacagatccCGCCACTGTAACATCCAGCCGACAAGCTGAAGCACTTTCACTCGTTCTGTAAGTGAAGAGATTGTTCAGTGCGCTGCAATGAATGGGCATCTCAGCCCACTGACttgaaaagcaaataaaaagcatGTTGTGCGCCACCTTGTGGTTACAGGGTGGACCTGCAGGCAGATTCACTGAGTTTGATTGTGCTGTCTGCACAGGTGTTCTTCAGTTCATAGATTTCAATAAGATGAAATTACTCAAAATTACTCTAATCATGCATAATGTTGAAAATCcgatttatgttttataaaaaaataaaaataaatgtattgggACTATAATCTGTTTATGTCTGTTGAcatattttctaattattttgaGCTCATACTGTGGTGCAATGCAGCAAATCAGGGATCGTGTTAGTCAGTCAGTGTGTGCTCTGTGAATGACAGGGCCAAACCCCACCGAAATATACACGTCCCTATGATGTCACAAACCTTACTTACTTCAGCACTGTTACCTCCTCTCTACTGtcacactgccacctgctggtgcAGGGTGGAACAGCAGCCCAGGACAATGAATTAGCTTTAGTGCTAACCAAGGCTTGGAAATGCGTGGGAGTGACaaacatctacacacacaccaccattCAACTCTCTCTGACTCTCATCAGGGCATGTTGTGTGGGGTCTCGAGAGCCTAGCAGACTGCTAATGGGATTTCAAGAGCTTTAAGAGAATAACAAGAATTAGtgcagagaggagggaggagggtgACACAGTAAGAGAGAAAGAGAACGTGACAGACACAACGAGAGAGGGAGACACAGAGAGCCTGCCTGCCTACTTGCCTGCGGATCACTGCAGAGCTGCTGTGATGGGTGAGTGAGAGAAGAGATTCCtcattgtttctgtgtgtttccaTTTCACCATGAGCAGGAAGCACCTTGCCTGTCCTTGCGGAGGACCCTGTGCCATCCTCAGCATTGTGCTGCTCACTGCAGCACAGTTGTATAGTGCAGGGCTCAAGCTGTCTTATATAACTGTGGTGTTGTGTCACTTGTGATTCAATTCTGTGTGTTCAGAGCGCAGTGTGCATGGTCTGAGCTAGGGCTTACCTGTCTAACAGTGTACCATAGGTAGCTGTCAGCCTCTGTCATCCTAAAAATAATGAGAGGCTACTGAATTAGccagttgtctgtctgtctctgtcaccTACCCCCCCATCCAGAGGTGACAGGCAGGACAGATATATTACTGTTTTTGACATGCTTCGCTAGACATTGTGGGGTTGCATTGTTGTGTGACTCTGCATCCCTGTGCTGTGAGTCTAGTGCAGGATAGTGTAGTCTTGTGTGATGCTACGACTTGTTTCCAGACTCTGAGCACTGgcctgtgtggtgttgtgtgaCTCTGACTCTTGTTCCAGACCTTCtgggcactgctctggcctgtgTGGTGTTATGTTGATGTGACTCTGCCTCTTGTTCCAGACTCTCTGAACGCTGTGTTGGCCTGTGTGGTGTTATGTTGGTGTGACTCTGCCTCTTGTTCCAGACTCTCTGAACACTGTGTTGGCCTGTGTGGTGTAGTGTGGTGTTGTTGTGTTGTGCCGTGCTGTTGTGTGACTCTGCCTCTTGTTCCAGACTCTCTGAGCGCTGTGTTGgcctgtgtggtgttgtgtgctgttgtgtGACTCTGCCTCTTGTTCCAGACTCTCTGAGCGCTGCGCTGGAGCAGATGAAGGCGAGTGGGGGGatagaggaagaggaggagctccGAACACACCTCGACACCCTGCTGAGAGCACTGGAGGAGAACAGTGAGATGCACagctacacacacaaacacacatacagagctTTCTGTGACTTACTCAGTAATACTCCCCAGTACTATCTCAGTCTCTCTAAATCAGTATTGATTGCTCAGAAGAGATTAACCTCTTTATCCCAGCTTCACGAGGACACAGAAGTGTGtatcagtgcgtgtgtgtgcatttaACTGAGATATAGCTTGTTTGTGAGTCTGTGCGTGTGAACAGTGTGTATGAAACGTGTGTCAACAATATGTGGGAGTCTGTTTGTAAGTGAgtctgtgtgcgtgtcagtgttgtttctgtgtgtgcgtgccaGTGTCAattagtgtgtttctgtgtgtgcgtgctaGTGCCagtcagtgtgtttctgtgtgtgcatGCCAGCGTCAattagtgtgtttctgtgtgtgcgtgccaGTGCCAGTCAGTCtttctgtgtgtgcgtgccaGTGCCagtcagtgtgtgtttctgtgtgtgcgtgccaGTGTCaatcagtgtgtttctgtgtgtgtgtgccagtgccaGTCagagtgtgtgtttctctgtgtgcgtgccagtgtttctgtatgtgccAGTGTCaatcagtgtgtttctgtgtgtgcgtgtcagtcattgttgtgtttctgtgtgtgcgcATGTCAATGtcagtgttgtgtttctgtgtgaggGTGTGCATGtcagtgttgtgtttctgtgtgaggGTGTGCATGTCAGTTTCAGTCAGTGTTGTGCTTCTGTGTGTTTGcatgtcagtcagtgtgtgtgtgtttctgtgtgtgtgtgtgttacagagaAAGTCCTAGCCATCCTTTAGCCCAAAGAAAGGCTGTTATCCCATGTGTCACAGCGCTCTAGCAGCCATTGTCTCTCCTGACGGGAGGCCGTCTGTATCCACGGCAACACGTGCGACACTaacaagtgcagcctgcctcctGCCCTCGCCGAGCGCTCCTCCAAGCACTGTCCTCCTCCCATACCCAGCAACACTAACAATAATCACAGTGTTTTCTGGAGCTCTCCTGTCTAAGCTGTCATCAAAACCCTCCCAGTGCTGTCTGGGTTTATAAAGGATCCCAGTAACTGCCTGTAGGCTTGTGGCAAGCTGAGGACAAATCTTCACTGGCTTCCTACTGGACAGTCAAACCACCATCTCTGACCAGCATACaccagtgtctgtctgtgtgtttgtgtgtctctctctgagTTCGGGGTGCagtatcactgtgtgtgtctctctctgagTTCGGGGTGCAGTAtcactgtgtttgtctctctGAGTTCGGGTTCAGTATCACTTTTTGTCTCTCTCTGAGTTCAGGGTTCAGTATCACTTTTTGTCTCTCTGAGTTCGGGATGCagtatcactgtgtgtgtctctctgtgagtTCGGGATGCAGTatcattgtgtttgtgtctgcCCCCAGGAGAGGGTGCTGCTGAGCAGATCGTGGCGAGCAGTATTCTCCCTTCGCTGGCTGCAATCCTGCGCAGGGACACATCCCTCACTGCCCAGGCCACACTGGTGACTGCGGAGCTGGCCAAACACGGTGAGGACTGGGAGGGACTACAGCACAAAGAGCAACTACATCCCATCTTACAATGTCCAAGCTGTGAGGCAGAGATGAGAATTTGAAATGTTGTTAGAAACCACAGAGCACGGGAAATTGAAATGGCATTTCATATAATGTAAACATAAATTGACAAATACAAATTCCCtacaagaatataagaacatttacaaacgagaggagaccatgaTTTGGCCCATATAAGCTAGTCTGGGTTTGAGTAGTTGaatgatctcagaactttgtcaagttgggtcttaaaagatcccagtgattcagcatcaacaacataactaggtagcccattcctcCCCCTCACCACTCTGAAGAAGTGTCATATGGGGCATACCAAGTACATAAGCCCTTATGAATGTTTACCATGGTCATTTTCTCTGCTGTTTTCCATGCATGGCTTTATTATACATTTaccatgtagttttttttaaatatgctttatcatacctcctGTTTTACTAAGCTTTCACTATAGTGATCTTCTCTGAGGTTCGTTTGTGTGCCGTGTGTTTCAGCGGACGTGCGGGAGCCCTGTATTGAGGCTGGGTTCGTCTCGGCTCTGGTTCCCCTGCTggagacgtcagaccaggaactgCTGCTGCACACAGGCCGGGCCATCGGAAGAATCTGCTTTGACAACAGTACGTGAGGGGCAATTCTGGTCTCTCTCTGCActctcaaaccccccccccccgaggccCTGGTGCAGTGTGGGGTGATTaatgtctctcactctctcctcacccaggctctgcagtgtgggtgattttcgtgtctctctctctctctctctctcctcccccaggCTCTAGTGCAGTGTGGGGTGATTCTcgtctctctctcattctctcctctcccaggctctctgcagtctctctctctctctctctctctctctctctctctctcccctcccccaggCTCTGGTGCAGTGTGGGTGATTCTcgtctctctctcattctctcctcaCCCAGGCTCTGGTGCAGTGTGGGGTGattctcgtctctctctctctctcattctctcctccCCCAGGCCCTGGTGCAGTGTGGACGATTCTggtctctgctctcctctcctagGCTCTCAGCAGGAGGCTCTGGTGCAGTGTGGGGTGATTCTcgtctctctctcattctctcctcaCCCAGACTCTAGTGCAGTGTGGGGTGATTGtcgtctctctctcactctctcctccccCTGGCCCTGGTGCAGTGTGGGGTGATTCTcgtctctctctcattctctcctcaCCCAGACTCTAGCGCAGTGTGGGGTGATTCtcgtctctctctcactctctcctccccCAGGCCCTGGTGCAGTGTGGGGTGATTCTTGTCTCTCAGCAGGAGGCTCTGGTGCAGTGTGGGGTGATTGtcgtctctcactctctcctccccCCAGGCCCTGGTGCAGTGTGGGTGATTCTggtctctgctctcctctcctagGCTCTCAGCAGGAGGCTCTGGTGCAGTGTGGGGTGATTCCTCGGCTGGTTGGGATCATGAAGCAGTTTCCTGAGAATGATGTCCTGGTCAACGTGTGTCTGCTGGCACTCTGCAACTTGGCTGACCTGGGTGAgccacagagacactgacacgagacacacaaacactcacaccaacacacagccacacatacacacaccgtGTATTGTGATGTGCTGCTCCAGGCCTCCCCAGTTCAGTGGTGACTGGTCCCAGTTTTTTTTCCAGACTCTGCGAGGGAAGCTCTCATCAATATGCACGTGGCTGAGGTGCTGACAGTGCAGCTGCGCCGCGCTCCCAATGCAGAGAGAAGACACGTCATACTGGAGGTGCTGGGAGCACTGGGAGAGAGCGGTGAGAGAGGggaataaagagagagagagtggtgtTTGAGTGGTCACCCTGTGGTTGAGGGTTGCAGGGCATGTCTCGCTGTGTGGAGCGGCGGAGTGACGGGgtagtgtgtgtttctctgtgtggagTGGCGGAGTGAGGGGgtagtgtgtgtttctctgtgtggagGGGTGGAGTGAGGGggtagtgtgtgtttctgtgttgagCAGCGGAGTGAGGGGgtagtgtgtgtttctctgtgtggagCGGTGGAGCGACTGGGTCACATTGTGGTacagtgtgtctctctctttgGGCTCTCAGACTCTCTGAAGCTGCAGTTTGTAGACTTGGAGGTCCCAGAGGCTCTCTCGGAGATGATTAAGGAGCTGCAGGATGGCACGGACCTCCCCGACCTCTGCAGCATCAAGATCGCATCCAGCCTCATCGTGTCCCTGTTGCTGGGGGGTGAGTGCAGCTCTATACAtcctcccactccctctctccgTGTCCCTGCTGCTGGGAGGAAGTGCTGCTGAACCCcatctccctgtctctctctctcaccctctccctGTGTCCCTGCTGCTGGAAGTGCTCCCCATCTCTCTCACAGTTCTTTCTCTGTCTCACAGAGGTTTTAACCCCCctgactctgtctctctgtcccaGATGAGGCGATGCAGAAGTGTTTTGGGGATGGCTCAGCGACGGTGTATCGGGACATCTTGTCCTGGCTGCAGTCCCCCAACATCCAATTGCAGCTCTCCGGGGCGCTCGCTATCGCCAACTTCGCCAGGAACGGTGAGGAGCagagacacgcacacgcacacacatccacactgacacatacaaattgacacactatatacacagacagactgacataCAGAAAAGACCAACATTCTCTAATTTAACTGCTCTTGTTTTTCTCTCCCTCGCCTCTCCTCTCCCAGATGGTAACTGTATCCGGATGGTTGACTCAGGGGTTGTCTCTCCGATTCTGGACCTGCTGGAGCGCCACGTGGACGAAGGGGATGTGTCTGTCCAACATGCTGCACTGAGCGCACTCAGAAACCTGGCCATCCCTGGTGAGGACAGCGATGTGTGCAAAACAAACAGCGTGCCTGGCGCAATGCACTGACATGCGCTGGCCGCTCGGGTTGATAGTGCCTGTACTGCATCGCTCTAACcgcctctgtctctctgtaccCGTGTCTCCCAGCGGTCAATAAGGTGCGGATGCTGCATGACGGGGTCTCAGAAAGGATTCGGAAGCTGCTGCGCTCTGAGATGCCCCCGGTCCAGTTCAAACTGCTGGGGACGCTGCGCATGATGGTGGACGGACAAGGTAACAACCCAAACCCTTCTCTCTGAaattctgtgtctctctctctctcactgcttcCCCCACACTCTCCTCTCCAGGGTGATGCAGCGgtgtgtctcactctctctctctagaggagGCATCGGCAGTGCTAGGGCAGGATGAAGCTCTCCTCTCCAGGGTGATGCAGTGGTGTGTCtcactctatctctctctctctctagaggagGCATCGGCAGTGCTAGGGCAGGATGAAGCTCTCCTCTCCAGGGTGAAGCAGTGGTGtgtctcattctctctctcactctctacaGGAGGCGGTGGCAGTGCTAGGGCAGGATGAAGCTCTCCTCTCCAGGGTGATGCAGCGGTGTGTCtcactctatctctctctctctctctctctagaggagGCATCGGCAGTGCTAGGGCAAGATGAAGCTCTCCTCTCCAGGGTGATGCAGtggacactctctctctctctctctctctctctctctctctctctctctctctctctctctctctctctctcactctctagaGGAGGCAGCAGCAGTGCTGGGGCAGGATGAAGCTCTCCTCTCCAGGGTGATGcagtggtgtctctctctctctctctctctagaggagGCAGCAGCAGTGCTGGGGCAGGATGAAGCTCTCCTATCCAGGGTGATGCAGTGGTGCGATGCCCGGGATCACGTCGGGGTGCGTGGAGAGGCCAACAGACTGCTGGCAGCCCTGATCAGACACAGCCGGGCACCTGTAAGTAGAAGACTGCCAGAGACATGCAcagagacaggcacacacacacacacacacacacacacacacacacacacacacacacacacacacacacacacacacacacacacacacacacacacacacactgttgacAGACAGgcccctaaccctgacccttgTGTCCAAACAGGAAGTGGTTAAAGCAGTGACCCGGGCAGAGGGGGTGCAGCACCTCATCACCATGGCGATGAACGAGCATGTGATCATGCAGAATGAAGCGCTGGTGGCACTGGCCATCGCCTCCACCATTGACATCGGTGAGAAACACACACCCTTATGCTGACGCACACTCACATTTACACACTCGCTTACATTCACTCTCTTGCTCTCTAGACGCGGTGGAGGAGCCCTTCATGTCAGCCGGTCTGCTCTCCACGCTGCAGCAGATGCTGGAGGACCCTGTGGCTGCGGTGGAGGTGAAGTTCAGTACAGTGGGGCTGGTGTGCAGCCTGGCCAACTCAGGTATGAACCACAACtcaactacaatactgtacaacccCCACAGCAAACAGCGTGCACCAGTAACAGCTTCCAGGggtgaaaataagactcctagtggtttcatccattccaggttttactacaagcttgattctCCCCAGTCGATATGTTACAATCTCAGGATCCTGTTATTAAACTCCTaccaaaaccaggaatggatcaaactgctgtgcaattaggagtcttatttccatccctggcttCCCACATACATGTAGTGTTTAGAGGTAATCTCAACACAGCGGTAACCTGTTACAAATCATCCACAAAACATCAATGTGTTCTAAAGGATGTCATAAAATAGTTATTACTCAACAAAAGACAATACTTGTAAAATTATATGAAAATTGGCAATACACTGCAGGCTTGTTCtggcaaaacaataataaaattatagtttttttttttttttaaagcaagccgAGCTATATCATAGCATCTGATTAGTGTTAATAACCCCCCTCCCCTTCCTTCCTTGCCCCCTCCGCCCTCCTCCTCTCAGTGGAGTTGAGGTCTCAGATGGACGCTCTGGCTCTGAGGGAGACTCTGGGGAAGCTAAGTAACCATGGCAACACCAAGCTGGCATCACAGGCTGACACAGCTCTGAGCATCCTCGCCGAGACCAGCTGAACAGAAACAGCGACCCAGTACCCTGCCAGCAGACCCAGCCCACCCCACCCCAGAACCCCTCCAAAACCAGCCCAACCCAAGAACAGAACCAGCAACCCAACTCATAATGACACCTGCTACCCCCTGGAACAGACTCCACCCCCCAGAGACCTCACAATCCCTGACCCATTACCCTCCAGGCAGAACCACAGCACTAGCAGAGTCAGACCAACACAGACCCGAGAACTACCGAGATCCAACACCGGCAACCTGAACAGTGACCAGACATTCTCCCAACAGAACCTGACCCGACAGCATCTGGAACAGAACCCCAGAATGGAGCATTCTAATCAATACCAGCCTGACCCTTTACCTACAGAACCACTAACCCAactctcacacaaacacacactccacCAGCAGCCTGTTCACATAGGAATCCCACACAGCAGGACGAGGTGATTGGGCTTTTAGAACACTTTATAACATTATACACAGTTCATGCTTTTTAGATTGTTATATTCCctttaatgcaaaaaaacaaaaacatttacataaataaaataaatctgacaaagaagaattcattaaaaaatggTGACTGAGAGGGCTGGTCTATGCTGCTGCCACATCACAGAAAGAATCGGACAACATCAACCCCAGAATGGGAGCGTTTCTCTCACAGCCGGCTCCTAATACACCTCCAGTGGATTACATCCCAATTCAAGCACACGTGCATTTTGAGAAGCAATACAATGAACAGTAATAAAAGCTACATGTAGAGATCTGATCTgtgctgcagatcacttacaaTAGTGCAAGCATCTTTGTACACTGCTAAAGCAATGTTCTCAGGCCAACAAAACCAAAAGAATTGAAGCTATCATGTTTGGTTTTGTTAATGtacaaaacccccccaaaaaaacaaacaaacaaaaaaaaaaaacagaaccccaATTCTTCTCGGTCTAAAACACGAGCGTTCAGGTTTTGGAAGTAGTTTGCTAATCCTGTAGGGCAATTAGTTAGCAGAAGAAGCAGCATTAAACAAAGTGGGCTCGGATTTGAAATGCAAAATTATccaccatttatttaaatagcgGAAAATAAGACTAACAAAGAAGCAAATACAGCGATGTTTGTTCTTGTTAAGGACAGGGCTCTATATGATAGGAATTCTGCCTTTAAGTGATGACCCAAAATCAGATATTTACTATGGGACTAGCTTTGCCTTTAATTCCCATGGgtatatatttgcagaaatgctaTGTAGGCCCAAATGTGCAGTTCTGCAATTTTTAAGGTCATTTTTCCAAACTTTGCATCTGCTCTTTAACATGAGCGCCATCTTCAAACATCATCTTTAACACGGATCACACCTCGTCATGCGAAACAAGCTGAAGACTCACTCCTTTAACAGACCGTTCAGAAAACTCACACTATCACTTTttggtgttttcattttagaaaaatagaGGCCAACTTTCAATCCTGAAAAGTTGACATTACTTTTAGTCCTGTCGGTGGATGTGTGTAGgtggtataaaaataataaaacggcTGTTCAGCTGAAGCTGCGTGCAGTTGTATTAATTTAACTGAGTAACGTGTGGATGTGAACTTCGAGCTCCAGTGAGGGCTGGCTCAGTGGAGTGGAAAGCTGATCAGTGCAAGGCTGAGAGatttggaaacaaaataaaaaggcaacccCTTATATTACATGAATGTTAACAAGACTCTTGTTGCATGGCAGTGCCACCCACTCCAGgctttactacgagcttgattagccacagtgtacaggtaacaaccattcagggatggaaataagactcccgttgcatagcagtttgatcccttcctggttttcttatgagtttaataagacacatctgaatTCGATACCTCTACACTGTGGCTAGAGCTGTGCACTAGCTGGGAATGTGAACCCCAGCACACGTGTGTTGCAGTGTGGGACACGCACACGTACACACGCACATGCTGCGTCAGTCAGCGCCTCGGTATCAGAAGCGGGAGTTCACCGCCTCAATATCCCCAATCAGAGTACGGGCCAGGAAGATGCCCAACAtctggattaaaaaacaaaaacacaaagaggaGTTAAGCAGTCAGAAATGCAGTTCTGCTGGGGCGGTGCAAACTTCCAGCCCTCTGTCAAACATATGAAAAGGAGTTTTCACATGCAAAGATTGAATTAAAATGgtcttcaaacaaaaaacaaaaaaaaaaagttcaagcgATTATTTTATTGTGAAGTTGCGGAACGAGGCCCCACCTGCAGCAGTGAGATGATGATGAAGACTCCGGCCACGATGTAGAGGTTTCGGGGTAACCAGGCTTCCAGCGCAGGGATGCACCCCTTAACATGGATCACATTGTTCCATTCCCGTTCCTGCAGGGCAGGAACGGGTTAACACACGCAGCGTTGTATAGAGGATCAATAAGGAAGAGAACTCAGTCAGCACATAAGACTTACCGGCCTGGCTCTGATGTCATATCCACACTGTGTGTTCACAACTGCTTgctgcagagagaaagagagagagcccATTAACAAGAACACAATTCAATTTCCATTGTGATTTCCTGATTTCCATTCAGTGGGTAGTAAAATGAAGCACAATCCTGTATGGTAAGGGGTGTCTGCAGAAAAAGCCAGTAGGATTTCAGAGGAGCCTTCATCTATACAACCAATTCATTGTTAAGATGGAGTGACATCAATGACTGAATCACAATCGCTCAGAGACAGGcaggagacagacaggcatgcacagacagacagacagacaggcatgcatagacagagagacaggcaggagacagacaggcatgCATAGACAGAGACTCACAGCAGGGTCGGCCAGGCAGCAGGAGAAGGGCACTCCACAGCGCTCCCTGCTGGGGTTGTCGTCAGTGCAGTTGAAATAATTGTTTCTGTTCCAGTCATTAGGGTTTTGAGCCCCACAGCACTGATTCTGCaacaggagagagggagaaagaggggCTCAGGTTGCTGCAGGTAAAGGACACATTCAGACAATGCATTCTGCAGTGAGGATTGATGAGGTTCTGCAGGTCGATGCCCTAgcggtgtgtgagagtgagtctgAGTCAGTGCCTCACCGTTCTCTGCAGAGAGTCGATGAGGTTCTGCAGGTCGATACCCTAgcggtgtgtgagagtgagtctgAGTCAGTGCCTCACCGTTCTCTGCAGCGAGTCAATTAGGTTCTGCAGGTCGATGCCCTAgcggtgtgtgagagtgagtctgAGTCAGTGCCTCACCGTTCTCTGCAGAGATTCGATGAGGTTCTGCAGGTCGATGCCCTAgcggtgtgtgagagtgagtatgAGTCAGTGCCTCACCGTTCTCTGCAGCCCTAgcggtgtgtgagagtgagtatgAGAGTCAGAGAGTCGATGAGGTTCTGCAGGTCGATGTCCTAgcggtgtgtgagagtgagatgAGTCAGTGCCTCACTGTTCTCTGCAGAGAGTCGATGAGGTTCTGCAGGTCGATGTCCTAgcggtgtgtgagagtgagtatgAGTCAGTTCTCTGCAGAGAGTCGATGAGGTGCAGGTCGATGAgcggtgtgtgagagtgagtcgATGCCCTAgcggtgtgtgagagtgagtctgAGTCAGTGCCTCACCGTTCTCTGCAGAGAGTCGATGAGGTTCTGCAGGTCGATGCCCTAgcggtgtgtgagagtgagtatgAGTCAGTGCCTCACCGTCCTCTGCAGCGAGTCGATGAGGTTCTGCAGGTCGATGTCGTCCCGGCCTCACCGTCCTCTGCGAGTCGATGAGGTTCTTCGACGGTAGCCCTTCACATTGGTCAGGAAGAAGTCGCTAATCCACTCCCTCAGTGTGTCCTGGAACAA is part of the Polyodon spathula isolate WHYD16114869_AA chromosome 13, ASM1765450v1, whole genome shotgun sequence genome and encodes:
- the si:dkey-191g9.5 gene encoding rap1 GTPase-GDP dissociation stimulator 1 isoform X1, whose product is MDSLSAALEQMKASGGIEEEEELRTHLDTLLRALEENREGAAEQIVASSILPSLAAILRRDTSLTAQATLVTAELAKHADVREPCIEAGFVSALVPLLETSDQELLLHTGRAIGRICFDNSSQQEALVQCGVIPRLVGIMKQFPENDVLVNVCLLALCNLADLDSAREALINMHVAEVLTVQLRRAPNAERRHVILEVLGALGESDSLKLQFVDLEVPEALSEMIKELQDGTDLPDLCSIKIASSLIVSLLLGDEAMQKCFGDGSATVYRDILSWLQSPNIQLQLSGALAIANFARNDGNCIRMVDSGVVSPILDLLERHVDEGDVSVQHAALSALRNLAIPAVNKVRMLHDGVSERIRKLLRSEMPPVQFKLLGTLRMMVDGQEEAAAVLGQDEALLSRVMQWCDARDHVGVRGEANRLLAALIRHSRAPEVVKAVTRAEGVQHLITMAMNEHVIMQNEALVALAIASTIDIDAVEEPFMSAGLLSTLQQMLEDPVAAVEVKFSTVGLVCSLANSVELRSQMDALALRETLGKLSNHGNTKLASQADTALSILAETS
- the si:dkey-191g9.5 gene encoding rap1 GTPase-GDP dissociation stimulator 1 isoform X2, whose product is MDSLSAALEQMKASGGIEEEEELRTHLDTLLRALEENREGAAEQIVASSILPSLAAILRRDTSLTAQATLVTAELAKHADVREPCIEAGFVSALVPLLETSDQELLLHTGRAIGRICFDNSSQQEALVQCGVIPRLVGIMKQFPENDVLVNVCLLALCNLADLDSAREALINMHVAEVLTVQLRRAPNAERRHVILEVLGALGESDSLKLQFVDLEVPEALSEMIKELQDGTDLPDLCSIKIASSLIVSLLLGDEAMQKCFGDGSATVYRDILSWLQSPNIQLQLSGALAIANFARNDGNCIRMVDSGVVSPILDLLERHVDEGDVSVQHAALSALRNLAIPAVNKVRMLHDGVSERIRKLLRSEMPPVQFKLLGTLRMMVDGQEEASAVLGQDEALLSRVMQWCVSLYLSLSLEEASAVLGQDEALLSRVKQWCVSFSLSLSTGGGGSARAG
- the LOC121325759 gene encoding tetraspanin-14-like isoform X2; protein product: MRYQYKNAEVSCCYKYLMFSYNIMFWLVGAAFLGIGFWAWSEKGVLSDLSQVTRQNGFDPVWVVLVVGTVTFVLGFAGCVGALRENICMLKFDTLREWISDFFLTNVKGYRDDIDLQNLIDSLQRTNQCCGAQNPNDWNRNNYFNCTDDNPSRERCGVPFSCCLADPAQAVVNTQCGYDIRARPEREWNNVIHVKGCIPALEAWLPRNLYIVAGVFIIISLLQMLGIFLARTLIGDIEAVNSRF
- the LOC121325759 gene encoding tetraspanin-14-like isoform X1: MRYQYKNAEVSCCYKYLMFSYNIMFWLVGAAFLGIGFWAWSEKGVLSDLSQVTRQNGFDPVWVVLVVGTVTFVLGFAGCVGALRENICMLKFFCGVIGVIFFLELTAGVLSFLFQDTLREWISDFFLTNVKGYRDDIDLQNLIDSLQRTNQCCGAQNPNDWNRNNYFNCTDDNPSRERCGVPFSCCLADPAQAVVNTQCGYDIRARPEREWNNVIHVKGCIPALEAWLPRNLYIVAGVFIIISLLQMLGIFLARTLIGDIEAVNSRF